A single window of Mycolicibacterium madagascariense DNA harbors:
- a CDS encoding LpqN/LpqT family lipoprotein, which produces MSSSVRLLAATAATALAAVVLSSCGSNATSATGSTSSAASSTPTTSTAPPASGPNPTIASYIKDSGITEAGIKVDDPKAPAVKIPVPAGWSTVDKDKLPDYAFEALVYGAPEFAADPPNVVALWSKLSGQVDPRKILELAPGELRNLPNYVPTNAGEAGTLGGHPSYTLGGTFVRGGATRSIAQTTIEVPAPDGLYVLQLNFDGPVAASQVLAAATDEIDRGTTITDPSSS; this is translated from the coding sequence ATGAGTTCGTCCGTACGGCTGCTCGCGGCCACCGCCGCGACCGCTCTGGCCGCCGTCGTCCTGTCCAGCTGCGGCTCGAACGCCACGAGCGCGACGGGCAGCACCAGTTCGGCCGCGAGCAGCACCCCGACGACGAGCACCGCGCCGCCCGCGTCGGGCCCGAACCCGACCATCGCGAGCTACATCAAGGACAGCGGCATCACCGAAGCCGGGATCAAGGTGGACGACCCCAAGGCCCCCGCGGTGAAGATCCCCGTGCCCGCAGGATGGTCGACCGTCGACAAGGACAAGCTGCCCGACTACGCCTTCGAGGCGTTGGTCTACGGCGCCCCCGAGTTCGCGGCCGACCCGCCCAACGTCGTCGCGCTCTGGTCGAAGCTGAGCGGTCAGGTCGACCCGCGGAAGATCCTCGAACTCGCCCCCGGCGAACTGCGCAACCTGCCGAACTACGTGCCCACGAACGCGGGCGAGGCGGGCACGCTCGGCGGGCACCCCTCCTACACGCTCGGCGGGACGTTCGTCCGCGGCGGGGCGACGCGCTCGATCGCGCAGACCACGATCGAGGTGCCCGCGCCCGACGGCCTCTACGTGCTGCAGCTGAACTTCGATGGACCCGTCGCGGCGAGCCAGGTGCTTGCCGCCGCCACCGACGAGATCGACCGCGGCACCACCATCACCGACCCGTCCAGCAGCTAG
- a CDS encoding NAD(P)H-dependent flavin oxidoreductase, with translation MRTELCDRFGIDYPIFVFTPSEKVAAAVTRAGGLGVLGCVRFNAADDLERVLQWMDENTDGKPYGVDIVMPAKVPTEGTSVDIDKLIPQGHRDFVAKTLADLGVPPLPEDEARSEGVLGWLHSVARSHVEVAVKHPIKLIANALGSPPKDVIDQVHAAGVPVAALAGSAKHARRHADNGVDIVIAQGHEAGGHTGEIASMVLVPEVVDAVGDTPVLAAGGIGSGRQVAAALALGAQGVWMGSAFLTAAEYDLGERLPSGRSVIQEAMLAATSSDTVRRRIYTGKPARLLKSRWTDAWDADGAPEPLPMPLQNILVSEAHQRMSESADPTAVAMPVGQIVGRMNEIRPVADIIAELVTGFEDATTRLDGIRG, from the coding sequence ATGCGTACCGAACTGTGTGATCGCTTCGGCATCGACTACCCGATCTTCGTCTTCACCCCGTCGGAGAAGGTGGCCGCCGCGGTCACCCGCGCCGGTGGTCTCGGCGTCCTGGGCTGCGTGCGGTTCAACGCCGCCGACGACCTCGAGCGGGTCCTGCAGTGGATGGACGAGAACACCGACGGCAAGCCCTACGGCGTCGACATCGTCATGCCCGCCAAGGTGCCCACCGAGGGCACCAGCGTGGACATCGACAAGCTGATCCCGCAGGGCCACCGCGACTTCGTCGCCAAGACGCTCGCCGACCTCGGCGTCCCACCGCTGCCCGAGGACGAAGCGCGTTCGGAAGGCGTTCTCGGATGGCTGCATTCGGTCGCGCGGTCCCACGTCGAGGTCGCGGTCAAGCATCCGATCAAGCTCATCGCCAACGCGTTGGGTTCACCGCCCAAGGACGTCATCGACCAGGTGCATGCGGCGGGGGTGCCGGTCGCGGCCCTGGCCGGCAGCGCCAAACATGCTCGGCGCCATGCCGACAACGGCGTCGACATCGTGATCGCCCAGGGCCACGAGGCGGGCGGGCACACCGGTGAGATCGCCTCGATGGTGCTGGTGCCCGAGGTGGTCGACGCGGTGGGGGACACGCCCGTCCTCGCCGCCGGTGGCATCGGGAGTGGGCGTCAGGTCGCGGCGGCGCTTGCCCTTGGGGCGCAAGGGGTGTGGATGGGTTCTGCGTTCCTCACCGCCGCCGAGTACGACCTCGGCGAGCGGTTGCCGTCGGGGCGTTCGGTGATCCAGGAGGCCATGCTCGCCGCGACGTCGAGTGACACCGTGCGCCGGCGCATCTACACCGGCAAGCCGGCGCGGCTGCTCAAGAGTCGGTGGACCGACGCCTGGGATGCCGACGGCGCACCGGAGCCGTTGCCGATGCCGCTGCAGAACATCCTCGTCAGCGAGGCGCACCAGCGCATGAGCGAATCCGCCGATCCGACCGCCGTCGCGATGCCGGTCGGTCAGATCGTGGGGCGGATGAACGAGATTCGGCCCGTCGCCGACATCATCGCCGAACTGGTCACGGGTTTCGAGGACGCCACCACGCGACTCGACGGGATCCGCGGCTAG
- a CDS encoding acyl-CoA synthetase, giving the protein MALNIADLAEHAIDAVPDRVALICGDQRLTYAELEEQANRFAHYLLDQGVQKDDKVGLYCRNRIEIVIAMLGTVKAGAILVNVNFRYVEGELRYLFENSDMVALVHERQYADRVANVLPDVPAVKTILVVEDGSDADYQRYGGVEFYSAIAGSSPERDFGPRSADDIYLLYTGGTTGFPKGVMWRHEDIYRVLFGGTDFATGEPIADEYDLAKQAAANPPMIRLPIPPMIHGATQSATWMSLFSGQTVVLAPEFNADEVWRAIHEHKVNLLFFTGDAMARPLLDALLAHQAKGTEYDLSSLFLLASTAALFSTSIKEKFLELLPNRVITDSIGSSETGFGGTSIVAKGQSHTGGPRVTIDKNTVVLDEDGNEVVPGSGVRGIIAKRGHIPVGYFKDEKKTAETFQTIKGVRYAIPGDYAQVEADGSVTMLGRGSVSINSGGEKIYPEEVEAALKGHPDVFDALVVGVPDARFGQHVAAVVHPREGARPTLAELDAFVRSEIAGYKVPRSLWYVTEVKRSPAGKPDYRWAKDVTEAGPADEVHAKHVGAGA; this is encoded by the coding sequence GTGGCCCTCAACATCGCCGATCTCGCCGAGCACGCCATCGACGCCGTGCCAGACCGCGTCGCCCTGATCTGTGGCGACCAACGGCTCACCTATGCCGAGTTGGAGGAGCAGGCGAACCGCTTCGCGCACTACCTCCTCGACCAGGGAGTGCAGAAGGACGACAAGGTCGGCCTGTACTGCCGCAACCGCATCGAGATCGTCATCGCGATGCTCGGCACCGTGAAGGCGGGCGCCATCCTGGTCAACGTCAACTTCCGCTACGTCGAGGGCGAACTGCGGTACCTGTTCGAGAACTCGGACATGGTGGCGCTCGTCCACGAACGTCAGTACGCCGACCGCGTCGCCAACGTGCTGCCGGACGTCCCCGCCGTCAAGACCATCCTGGTCGTGGAGGACGGCAGTGACGCCGACTACCAGCGCTACGGCGGCGTCGAGTTCTACTCGGCGATCGCCGGGAGCTCGCCCGAGCGCGACTTCGGTCCGCGCAGCGCCGACGACATCTACCTGCTCTACACCGGTGGCACGACGGGCTTTCCGAAGGGCGTCATGTGGCGCCACGAGGACATCTACCGAGTGTTGTTCGGCGGCACCGACTTTGCGACGGGCGAGCCGATCGCCGACGAGTACGACCTGGCGAAGCAGGCCGCCGCGAACCCACCGATGATCCGGCTGCCCATCCCGCCAATGATCCACGGGGCCACCCAGTCGGCCACCTGGATGTCGCTGTTCTCGGGCCAAACCGTGGTGCTCGCACCGGAATTCAACGCCGACGAGGTGTGGCGGGCCATCCACGAGCACAAGGTGAACCTGCTGTTCTTCACCGGTGACGCGATGGCGCGGCCGCTGCTCGACGCACTGCTCGCACACCAGGCGAAGGGGACCGAGTACGACCTCAGCTCCCTGTTCCTCCTGGCCAGCACCGCGGCGCTGTTCTCGACGAGCATCAAGGAGAAGTTCCTCGAACTGCTGCCCAACCGCGTCATCACCGACTCGATCGGCTCGTCGGAGACCGGGTTCGGCGGCACCAGCATCGTGGCGAAGGGCCAGTCGCACACCGGCGGTCCGCGCGTGACGATCGACAAGAACACCGTGGTGCTCGACGAGGACGGCAACGAGGTCGTCCCCGGCTCGGGGGTGCGCGGCATCATCGCCAAGCGCGGGCACATCCCAGTGGGCTACTTCAAGGACGAGAAGAAGACCGCGGAGACGTTCCAGACCATCAAGGGCGTGCGCTACGCGATCCCCGGCGACTACGCGCAGGTCGAGGCCGACGGCAGCGTCACGATGCTCGGTCGCGGCTCGGTGTCGATCAACAGCGGTGGCGAGAAGATCTATCCCGAAGAGGTCGAGGCCGCGCTGAAGGGTCATCCCGACGTCTTCGACGCGCTCGTCGTCGGCGTGCCCGACGCCCGCTTCGGCCAGCACGTCGCGGCCGTCGTGCACCCCCGCGAGGGCGCCAGGCCGACGCTGGCCGAGCTCGACGCGTTCGTGCGCAGCGAGATCGCGGGGTACAAGGTGCCGCGCAGCCTCTGGTACGTCACCGAGGTCAAGCGGTCACCCGCGGGCAAGCCCGACTACCGCTGGGCCAAGGACGTCACCGAGGCCGGGCCCGCCGATGAAGTGCACGCCAAACACGTTGGGGCAGGAGCGTAA
- a CDS encoding crotonase/enoyl-CoA hydratase family protein: MSEADGSPDALIEQRGHTLILTLNRPESRNALSTEMLSIMVEAWDRVDSDPEIRSCILTGAGGYFCAGMDLKAATKAPPGDSFKSGAYDPSRIDGLLKGRRLTKPLIAAVEGPAIAGGTEILQGTDIRIAGESAKFGISEAKWSLYPMGGSAVRLVRQIPYTIACDLLLTGRHITAAEALSYGLIGYVVPDGTALDKALQIAELINANGPLAVQAILRSIHETEGMHENDAFKIDTKIGIEVFLSDDAKEGPRAFKEKRPPNFQMK, translated from the coding sequence GTGAGCGAGGCCGACGGAAGCCCCGATGCCCTCATCGAGCAGCGCGGACACACCCTGATCCTGACGCTCAACCGGCCCGAGTCCCGCAACGCGCTGTCGACCGAGATGCTCTCGATCATGGTCGAGGCATGGGACCGCGTCGACAGCGATCCGGAGATCCGTTCGTGCATTCTGACCGGCGCGGGTGGCTACTTCTGCGCGGGCATGGACCTCAAGGCCGCCACCAAGGCGCCCCCGGGGGACTCGTTCAAGAGCGGCGCCTACGACCCGTCGCGCATCGACGGTCTGCTCAAGGGCCGACGCCTCACCAAGCCGCTCATCGCCGCCGTCGAGGGCCCCGCGATCGCCGGTGGTACCGAGATCCTGCAGGGCACCGACATCCGCATCGCCGGCGAGAGCGCGAAGTTCGGCATCTCCGAGGCGAAGTGGAGCCTGTACCCGATGGGCGGCTCCGCGGTGCGGCTCGTCCGGCAGATCCCGTACACGATCGCGTGCGACCTGCTGCTGACCGGGCGGCACATCACCGCCGCCGAGGCGCTGTCCTACGGACTCATCGGCTACGTGGTGCCCGACGGCACCGCGCTGGACAAGGCGCTGCAGATCGCCGAGCTGATCAACGCCAACGGCCCGCTGGCCGTGCAAGCCATCCTGCGGTCGATCCACGAGACCGAGGGCATGCACGAGAACGACGCCTTCAAGATCGACACCAAGATCGGCATCGAGGTGTTCCTCAGCGACGATGCCAAGGAGGGCCCGCGGGCGTTCAAGGAGAAGCGGCCCCCGAACTTCCAGATGAAGTAG
- a CDS encoding MFS transporter, whose amino-acid sequence MAQHNTALTEIGQRLDHLPVGPMHRRVVVAIGLGLFFEIYEIFLSSTISTTLKTQYDLDGTTLKLLLASTFVGMFIGSAALGGLADRIGRRRAFLFNLVWFSTWSLIGAFSPAPWFLVATRFLAGIGVGAEYPVADAYLSDVLPKTDRGRLAAWAYTWSFVAVPALGFLSLALTKRSLLGIPGWRLLLVLGAVGAVLVMLMRRGLPESPRWLASVGRDADARAALAQFETGAPPAPAAPDEPAPAPAVATNPIARLRISPYPERLGMLGVFHVCQAFGYYGFGTLAALVLVSRGYDVTSSLLYTALSFLGYPVGSALSVPLFKRVERKYLVLATIAALAAFGLLFATVPSPALIVLFGFLTTATSNVFSNVYHVYQAEIFPTDVRATAVGWTYSLSRLSSAALPFVLIPVLDDYGAGAMFTVVLVALGIAAGVVAWVGPRTSRRNLEEINPV is encoded by the coding sequence GTGGCACAGCACAACACCGCGCTCACCGAGATCGGTCAGCGCCTCGACCACCTGCCCGTCGGACCGATGCACCGCAGGGTGGTCGTCGCGATCGGGCTGGGCCTGTTCTTCGAGATCTACGAGATCTTTCTGTCCAGCACCATCAGCACCACCCTCAAGACGCAGTACGACCTCGACGGCACCACGTTGAAACTGCTGCTGGCGTCGACCTTCGTCGGCATGTTCATCGGGTCGGCCGCACTCGGCGGGCTCGCCGACCGCATCGGCAGGCGGCGGGCCTTCCTGTTCAACCTCGTCTGGTTCTCGACGTGGTCGCTGATCGGCGCCTTCTCCCCCGCGCCATGGTTTCTGGTCGCCACCAGGTTCCTCGCCGGCATCGGTGTCGGCGCGGAGTATCCGGTCGCCGACGCCTACCTGTCCGACGTGCTGCCCAAGACGGACCGCGGACGCTTGGCGGCGTGGGCCTACACGTGGTCGTTCGTGGCCGTGCCCGCGCTCGGGTTCCTGTCGCTGGCGCTGACCAAGCGCAGCCTCCTCGGCATCCCGGGGTGGCGGCTGCTCCTGGTGCTCGGAGCCGTCGGCGCCGTGCTGGTGATGCTGATGCGCCGAGGGTTGCCGGAATCACCGCGCTGGCTGGCCAGTGTCGGACGCGACGCCGACGCCAGGGCCGCGCTCGCGCAGTTCGAGACCGGCGCGCCACCCGCACCCGCCGCACCTGACGAGCCCGCACCCGCACCCGCAGTAGCCACCAATCCCATTGCACGACTGCGCATTTCGCCGTATCCCGAACGCCTCGGCATGCTGGGCGTCTTCCACGTCTGCCAGGCGTTCGGCTACTACGGGTTCGGCACGCTCGCGGCGCTGGTGCTCGTCAGCCGCGGGTACGACGTCACCTCGTCGCTGCTCTACACGGCGCTGTCGTTCCTGGGCTACCCGGTCGGATCGGCACTGTCGGTGCCGCTCTTCAAGCGAGTCGAGCGCAAGTACCTGGTGCTGGCGACGATCGCCGCCCTGGCGGCCTTCGGCCTCCTGTTCGCGACGGTTCCCAGCCCGGCCCTGATCGTCCTGTTCGGCTTCCTCACCACCGCGACGAGCAACGTCTTCTCCAACGTCTACCACGTCTATCAGGCCGAGATCTTCCCCACCGACGTGCGGGCGACCGCTGTCGGCTGGACCTACTCGCTGTCCCGATTGTCCAGTGCAGCATTGCCGTTCGTTCTCATCCCGGTGCTCGACGACTATGGTGCCGGCGCGATGTTCACCGTCGTCCTCGTCGCACTCGGCATCGCCGCGGGGGTCGTCGCGTGGGTCGGCCCGCGGACCTCACGGCGCAACCTGGAGGAGATCAACCCGGTCTAG
- a CDS encoding cytochrome P450 codes for MRTVLPEQDSATKPDVDLTDGTFYADGNARAAYRWMRLHQPVFRDRNGLAAAASHQAVLDAERNPELFSSTGGIRPETPGMPYMIDMDDPAHVVRRKLVNSGFTRKRVMDKVPSIATLCDTLIDSVCERGECDFVRDIAAPLPMAVIGDMLGVLPEERGMLLEWSDDLVTGLSSHIDETSAQAMMAAFAGYTAFTMDIIAKRRSEPTEDLFSILVNAEVEGQRMSDDEIVMETLLILIGGDETTRHTLSGGTEQLLRHRDQWDALVANADLLPGAIEEMLRWTSPVKNMCRTLTADTTFHGTELREGEKLMLMFESANFDEAVFGDPENFRIDRNPNGHMAFGFGAHFCLGNQLARLELSMMTRRVLERLPDLRLADNARVPLRPANFVSGPEAMPVVFTPTARVLD; via the coding sequence ATGAGAACCGTTCTGCCGGAGCAAGATTCGGCGACGAAGCCCGACGTGGACCTGACCGACGGCACGTTCTACGCCGACGGGAACGCCCGCGCGGCCTATCGCTGGATGCGCCTGCACCAACCGGTGTTTCGCGACCGCAACGGGTTGGCCGCCGCCGCAAGCCATCAGGCGGTGCTCGACGCCGAGCGCAATCCCGAGCTGTTCTCCAGCACCGGCGGCATCAGGCCCGAGACGCCGGGCATGCCCTACATGATCGACATGGACGATCCCGCGCACGTCGTGCGGCGCAAGCTCGTCAACTCCGGCTTCACCCGCAAGCGCGTGATGGACAAGGTGCCGTCGATCGCCACGCTGTGCGACACGCTGATCGATTCGGTGTGCGAACGCGGGGAGTGCGACTTCGTCCGCGACATCGCCGCCCCGCTGCCCATGGCGGTCATCGGCGACATGCTCGGCGTGCTGCCCGAGGAGCGCGGCATGCTGCTGGAGTGGTCCGACGATCTGGTCACCGGGCTGAGCTCGCACATCGACGAGACGTCGGCGCAGGCCATGATGGCGGCGTTCGCGGGATACACCGCCTTCACGATGGACATCATCGCCAAGCGTCGGTCCGAGCCTACCGAGGACCTGTTCTCGATCCTCGTCAACGCCGAGGTCGAGGGCCAGCGGATGTCCGACGACGAGATCGTCATGGAGACGCTGCTCATCCTCATCGGTGGTGACGAGACCACGCGGCACACGCTCTCCGGTGGCACCGAACAGCTGCTGCGACACCGGGATCAGTGGGATGCACTGGTGGCCAACGCCGACCTGCTGCCCGGCGCGATCGAGGAGATGCTGCGGTGGACCTCGCCGGTGAAGAACATGTGCCGCACGCTCACCGCGGACACCACGTTCCACGGCACCGAGCTGCGCGAGGGCGAGAAGCTCATGCTGATGTTCGAGTCGGCCAACTTCGACGAAGCCGTGTTCGGCGACCCCGAGAATTTCCGCATCGACCGAAATCCGAATGGACACATGGCGTTCGGCTTCGGCGCGCACTTCTGCCTCGGCAACCAGCTGGCCCGCCTCGAGCTGTCGATGATGACCAGGCGCGTGTTGGAGCGCCTCCCCGATCTGCGGCTGGCCGACAACGCCCGGGTCCCGCTGCGGCCGGCCAACTTCGTCAGCGGTCCCGAGGCCATGCCGGTGGTGTTCACGCCGACGGCGCGGGTGCTCGACTAG
- a CDS encoding acetoacetate decarboxylase family protein: protein MTEHTIAGSVVTMPVRVRAATQHMAMFSVDADAAQRLVDYSGLRVCRYRPTKAIVVLMLMEYVDGDLGRYLEYGTNVMVNPPGSDATGLKALQSAGAFIHHLPVDGEFTMAAGRSIWGYPKVLADFAVRDGRRFSFDVGIDGQFAVGMDFRPGLPVPSAFTGKTQVHPTYSHLDGVTRETAGEMRLFGVRYRPGGVRVRLGEHPYARELASLGFPKRAMLSSSADNVEMTFGDAKEIA from the coding sequence GTGACCGAGCACACGATCGCAGGCAGCGTCGTCACGATGCCCGTGCGGGTGCGCGCGGCGACTCAGCACATGGCGATGTTCTCCGTCGATGCCGACGCCGCCCAGCGCCTCGTCGACTACAGCGGACTGCGGGTCTGCCGCTACCGGCCGACCAAGGCGATCGTCGTGCTGATGCTGATGGAGTACGTCGACGGCGACCTCGGCCGCTATCTCGAGTACGGCACCAACGTCATGGTCAACCCGCCGGGATCCGACGCGACCGGTCTGAAGGCACTGCAGTCGGCGGGCGCCTTCATCCACCACCTCCCCGTCGACGGGGAGTTCACCATGGCGGCGGGTCGGTCGATCTGGGGATATCCGAAGGTGTTGGCGGACTTCGCTGTTCGCGATGGAAGGCGGTTCAGCTTCGACGTCGGCATCGACGGCCAGTTCGCCGTCGGGATGGACTTCCGTCCGGGACTTCCGGTGCCGTCAGCCTTCACCGGCAAGACGCAGGTCCATCCGACCTATTCGCATCTGGACGGCGTGACCCGCGAAACCGCCGGGGAGATGCGCCTTTTCGGCGTCCGCTACCGACCCGGCGGCGTGCGCGTCCGGCTTGGCGAACATCCCTACGCGAGGGAGCTCGCGTCGCTAGGCTTCCCCAAGCGCGCGATGTTGTCGAGTTCTGCCGACAACGTGGAGATGACGTTCGGCGACGCCAAGGAGATCGCATGA
- a CDS encoding LLM class F420-dependent oxidoreductase, whose protein sequence is MKLGLQLGYWGAQAPTNHAELVAEAEAAGFDTVFTAEAWGSDAYTPLAWWGRETTRLRLGTSVIQLSARTPTACAMAALTLDHLSGGRHILGLGVSGPQVVEGWYGAKFPKPLARTREYVDILRQVWAREAPVHSDGPHYPLPLTGERTTGLGKNLKPITHPLRADIPVMLGAEGPKNVALAAEICDGWLPIFYSPRIADMYNEWLDEGFARPGARRTRETFEICATAQVVVTDDRPGVMELMKPHLALYMGGMGAEDTNFHADVYRRMGYSDVVDEVTALFRSNRKDEAAKVIPDELVDDSAIVGNLDYVREQIKAWEASGVTMMVIGARSPEQIRDLAALV, encoded by the coding sequence ATGAAGCTTGGCTTGCAGCTTGGATACTGGGGCGCGCAGGCGCCCACCAACCACGCCGAACTCGTCGCCGAAGCCGAGGCGGCCGGTTTCGACACCGTCTTCACGGCGGAGGCATGGGGTTCGGACGCCTACACCCCGCTCGCCTGGTGGGGCCGCGAGACCACCCGGCTGCGGCTCGGCACGTCGGTCATCCAGCTGTCGGCGCGGACCCCCACGGCGTGCGCGATGGCCGCGCTGACGCTCGACCACCTTTCCGGCGGGCGACACATCCTCGGCCTCGGCGTCTCGGGGCCACAGGTCGTCGAGGGGTGGTACGGCGCGAAGTTCCCGAAGCCGTTGGCGCGCACCCGCGAATACGTCGACATCCTGCGCCAGGTGTGGGCGCGCGAGGCGCCGGTGCACAGCGACGGACCGCACTATCCGCTGCCGCTGACCGGCGAGCGCACCACCGGTCTCGGCAAGAACCTCAAGCCCATCACCCACCCGCTGCGCGCCGACATCCCCGTGATGCTGGGCGCCGAAGGCCCGAAGAACGTCGCGCTGGCGGCCGAGATCTGCGACGGCTGGCTGCCGATCTTCTACTCGCCGCGCATCGCCGACATGTACAACGAGTGGCTCGACGAGGGCTTCGCCAGGCCGGGTGCGCGCCGGACGCGGGAGACCTTCGAGATCTGCGCGACGGCCCAGGTCGTGGTGACCGACGACCGGCCCGGCGTGATGGAGTTGATGAAGCCGCATCTCGCGCTGTACATGGGCGGAATGGGGGCCGAGGACACCAACTTCCACGCCGACGTGTATCGCAGGATGGGGTACTCCGACGTCGTCGACGAGGTCACCGCGCTGTTCCGTAGCAACCGCAAGGACGAGGCGGCCAAGGTCATCCCCGACGAGCTCGTCGACGACTCGGCGATCGTCGGCAACCTCGACTACGTCCGCGAGCAGATCAAGGCGTGGGAGGCCTCGGGCGTCACGATGATGGTGATCGGCGCCCGGTCGCCGGAGCAGATCCGCGACCTCGCCGCCCTGGTGTAG
- a CDS encoding Zn-ribbon domain-containing OB-fold protein — translation MTASQSSPAHVRPHTEDHEPPLSAPLKLSFDYTRSVGPVLSRFFTELRGRHVVGVRGSDGRVHVPPAEFDPVDYAPLSEIVPVASVGTVVSWSWQPAPLAGQPLDRPFAWALVKLDGADTALLHAVDAGSPDAISTGARVHVHWVDEPVGAITDIAYFALGDTAEDVPEVADDRDPVTMLVVPTELEIQHTASHPESTFLRALEEGRLVGARTGAGGKVYFPAREADPATGQQLDEFVELPDKGTVTTFAIINIPFAGQRIKPPYVAAYVLLDGADIPFLHLVTEIDAADVRMGMRVEAVWKPREEWGLGIDNIDYFRPTGEPDADYDTYKHHQ, via the coding sequence GTGACCGCCAGCCAAAGTAGCCCGGCCCATGTCCGACCACATACGGAAGACCACGAGCCGCCACTTTCAGCTCCGCTGAAGCTGTCATTCGACTACACCCGTTCGGTCGGACCGGTGCTCAGCCGGTTCTTCACCGAACTGCGCGGACGGCACGTCGTCGGCGTCCGCGGATCGGATGGCAGAGTGCACGTTCCGCCTGCCGAGTTCGACCCCGTGGACTACGCGCCGCTGAGCGAGATCGTACCGGTGGCCAGCGTGGGAACGGTCGTTTCGTGGAGCTGGCAGCCGGCGCCGCTGGCCGGCCAACCGCTCGACCGCCCGTTCGCATGGGCGCTCGTCAAGCTCGACGGCGCCGACACCGCACTGCTGCACGCGGTCGACGCCGGCTCCCCCGACGCGATCAGCACCGGGGCCCGGGTGCACGTGCACTGGGTCGACGAGCCGGTCGGCGCGATCACCGACATCGCCTACTTCGCACTCGGCGACACGGCGGAGGACGTGCCCGAGGTGGCAGACGACCGCGACCCGGTGACCATGCTCGTCGTCCCCACCGAGCTCGAAATCCAGCACACCGCCTCCCATCCCGAGAGCACGTTCCTGCGCGCGCTGGAGGAGGGCAGGCTCGTCGGCGCCAGGACGGGCGCGGGCGGAAAGGTGTACTTCCCTGCGCGCGAAGCGGATCCGGCCACCGGCCAACAGCTCGACGAGTTCGTCGAGCTGCCGGACAAGGGTACGGTGACGACGTTCGCCATCATCAACATCCCGTTCGCCGGGCAGCGCATCAAGCCGCCCTACGTGGCGGCCTACGTCCTGCTCGACGGCGCCGACATCCCCTTCCTGCACCTCGTCACCGAGATCGACGCGGCCGACGTCCGGATGGGCATGCGCGTCGAGGCGGTGTGGAAGCCCCGCGAGGAGTGGGGGCTCGGCATCGACAACATCGACTACTTCCGGCCGACGGGTGAGCCCGACGCCGATTACGACACGTACAAGCACCACCAGTGA
- a CDS encoding thiolase domain-containing protein produces the protein MTEVAVVGFAHAPHVRRTEGTTNGVEMLMPCFAELYADLGIEQTDIGFWCSGSSDYLAGRAFSFLSAIDSIGAVPPINESHVEMDAAWALYEAYIKILTGSVDTALVYGFGKSSAGILRRVLALQTDPYTVAPLVPDAVSTAGLQARLGLDAGTWTAEQMAQVALDAMAAGGRTDSLELADSVDELLDRPYFADPLRRHDIAPITDGASAIVLASGDRARELRERPAWITGIEHRIETPVLGARDLTTSPSTAASAKAALGGDAGSIDVAEIYAPFTHQHLILTEAIGLNSDTKVNPSGGALSANPMFSTGLERIGFAARHVFDGSASRVLAHATSGAALQQNLVAVMEGR, from the coding sequence ATGACTGAAGTAGCCGTCGTCGGCTTCGCCCACGCCCCGCACGTGCGCCGCACCGAGGGGACCACCAACGGCGTCGAGATGCTGATGCCGTGTTTCGCCGAGTTATACGCCGACCTCGGCATCGAACAGACCGACATCGGGTTCTGGTGCTCCGGATCGTCGGATTACCTTGCCGGACGGGCCTTTTCGTTCCTGTCGGCCATCGATTCGATCGGTGCGGTGCCGCCCATCAACGAGTCGCACGTGGAGATGGACGCCGCGTGGGCGCTGTATGAGGCCTACATCAAGATCCTGACGGGTTCGGTCGACACGGCGCTGGTCTACGGCTTCGGCAAGTCGTCGGCGGGCATACTGCGCCGGGTGCTGGCCCTGCAGACCGACCCATACACCGTCGCGCCGCTGGTGCCCGACGCCGTGTCGACGGCCGGGCTGCAGGCGCGCCTCGGTCTGGACGCCGGGACGTGGACCGCCGAGCAGATGGCTCAGGTCGCGCTCGACGCCATGGCGGCCGGCGGCCGGACCGACTCCCTCGAACTCGCGGACTCCGTCGACGAGCTGCTCGACCGGCCGTACTTCGCGGATCCGTTGCGCCGCCACGACATCGCGCCGATCACCGACGGCGCGTCGGCGATCGTGCTGGCCTCCGGTGACCGGGCCAGGGAACTGCGCGAGCGTCCGGCGTGGATCACCGGCATCGAACACCGCATCGAGACCCCGGTGCTCGGCGCCCGCGACCTCACCACGTCGCCGTCGACGGCGGCGTCAGCGAAGGCGGCCCTCGGCGGGGATGCCGGGTCGATCGACGTGGCCGAGATCTATGCCCCGTTCACCCATCAGCACCTCATCCTCACCGAGGCGATCGGGCTGAACAGCGACACGAAGGTCAATCCGTCCGGTGGCGCGCTGTCGGCCAACCCGATGTTCTCGACGGGACTGGAGCGCATCGGCTTCGCGGCCAGGCACGTCTTCGACGGCTCCGCCTCGCGGGTGCTGGCGCACGCGACGAGTGGTGCTGCGCTGCAACAAAATCTGGTCGCGGTCATGGAGGGCAGGTAA